A region of the Arsenicicoccus dermatophilus genome:
TCCCGTCATCGATCCTGCGCAGGAGCAGCCGGACCTGACCCGTCTGGTCGAGGTGGAGGAGGGGGAGCACTTCGTCCTGCACCCCGGTGAGTTCGTGCTCGGCTCCACCCTCGAGGCGGTCACCCTCCCCGACGACCTTGCCGCGCGCGTCGAGGGCAAGTCCTCGCTCGGCCGACTGGGGCTGCTCACCCACGCCACGGCGGGTTTCGTCGACCCCGGCTTCTCCGGCCACGTGACCCTGGAGCTGTCCAACGTCGCGACGCTGCCGATCGTGCTCTGGCCGGGCATGAAGATCGGGCAGCTGTGCTTCATGCGGCTCACCTGCGCGGCCGAGCATCCCTACGGCAGCGCCGTCTACGGCTCGCACTACCAGGGGCAGCGCGGCCCGACGGCCAGCCGCTCCTTCCAGGGATTCCACCGGGCGCCGACCGACGTCTGAGGCCCTGATGTCCGGGCGCCGATCGGCGGATCGGACCCGTGCGGCCCCCTCAGGCAGACCGGGGGAGCGGGTGGTCGGCGCGTACCGCGAGCACGTCGCACGGCGCGTCGAGGAGCACCTGACGCGTGGTGCTGCTGACGATCCGCTTCTGGACGTGGGAGCGGCCCGTGACCCCGATGACGACCAGCTCGGCGTTCTCCTCCTCCACGGCCGTGAGCACCTCGTCGGCGCCCGAGAGCCCGTGGGGTCCGTCGTACAACCGCCAGGTCAGGTCGCCCAGCCCCGCTGCCAGCTCCTGCGCCTCGTCCGGCGACAGCGGCAGGGGTGCGCCGTCGCTGCGATCCCGGGTGACGTTGACGACGAGGACCTCGCTGCCGCGGGCTGCAGCCTCGGCCGCGCAGTAGGCCAGCGCCGCCCGTCCGGGCGCCGTCGGTGCGTAGGCGAGGCAGATGGTCATGAGGGCAACGATAGAGGGCTGCCCCGCGCGGATGCGCGGGGCAGCCCTCCGGGTGGGCCGTCCGGGTCACTCGTCCCAGGGGTCGGGAACCTCGTGACCAGGCGGTATGGCGGCCTGCGGCTTCGGGGCGGGGGGCTCGGCCGTCGGCTCTGGCGCCGGGGCGGGCGCCGGGGCGGCGGGGGTGTCGTCCTCGTCCCAGGGGTCTTTGACCTCGGCGGCCGGGGCCTGGGTCGTGTTCGCGGTCGTGGCTGGGGTGGTGGGGGTGTCGTCCTCGTCGTCCCAGGGGTCCGCGACCTCGGGGCTCGGGGTCGGAGCCGGAGCCTGGGTCGTGTTCGCGGTCAGGGCCGGGGTGGTGGGGGTGTCGTCCTCGTCGTCCCAGGGGTCCGCGACCTCGCCTGCGGGTGCGGTGGTCGTCTGCGGGGCGGGGGTGGTCGTCTGCGGGGCGGGGGTGGTCGCCGCGGCTGGAGCAGCGGGGGCGTCCTCGTCCCAGGGGTCGGCGACGTTGGCCGCGTGGACGGACTCGGGGTTCGCGCCCGCCTCGGGGACGCGGGTCTCCTCCTGGGCCGCGGCGGTGGCGTCCTCCGGGGTGCTCGCCCGGGTCTCGTGGCCGGGCTCGGCGACCGACGGCTCGTCGGGAGGGGTCGTGGCCGCGGCGCCGGCGGTGCCCGACCGGCCGCCATCGGTCTCGTCGACGTCGACGTCGGCGTCGTCGCCGCGCCGGACCGCCGCGAGGAGCATCTGGGCGACGTCGACGACCTCGACGGACTCGAGGCGCGAGTCGTCGGCCTCCTTGGCGGTCACGCCGTCGGAGAGCATGACGCGGCAGAAGGGGCAACCCACCGCGATCCGGTCGGCGCCCGTGGCGAGGGCCTCCTCGGTGCGGTTGAGGTTGATGCGGGAGCCGAGCCTCTCCTCCATCCACATGCGCGCGCCGCCGGCGCCGCAGCAGAAGGACTTCTCCCCGTGGCGAGGCATCTCGCGCAGCTCGACGCCGGGCAGCGACCCGATGAGCTCGCGTGGCGGGGCATAGACGTTGTTGTGCCGACCCAGGTAGCAGGGGTCGTGATAGGTCACCACCGGAGCGCTGGAGGCGGGGTTCTTGTTGGTCGACCTGCCGGTCGCGTCGGCGGGGCGGGTCACCGGGACCAGGCGCTTCTCGCGGACCAGGCGGTTGAGCAGCTGCGTGTGGTGGAGCACCTCGTAGCTACCGCCGACCTGCGGGTACTCGTTCTTGATGGTGTTGAAGCAGTGGGCGCAGGTCACCACGATCCTGGCGGCGCCGGCCTCGTTGAGCTGCTCGACGTTCTGCTGGGCGAGCATCTGGAAGAGCACCTCGTTGCCCGCGCGGCGGGCGGAGTCGCCGGTGCAGGTCTCGCCGTCGCCGAGGACGGCGAAGGACACGCCCGCGGTGTCGAGCAGCTCGGCCACGGCGCGGGAGGTCTTCTTGGCGCGGTCCTCGAAGGCGCCGGCGCAGCCGACCCAGAAGAGGTAGTCGACCTCGGACAGGTCTCGACGTCCTTGCCGACCTGGCGGACGGGGAAGGGCAGGTCCTTGGCCCAGTCGAGGCGGGCGCGCTGCGCCATGCCCCAGGGGTTGCCCTTGGACTCCATGTTCTTGAACAGGCCACCGAGCTCGGCGGGGAAGGCCGACTCGATGAGCACCTGGTTGCGGCGCAGGTCGACGATGGCGTCCACGTGCTCGATGTCCACGGGGCACTGCTCGACGCAGGCGCCGCAGGTCGTGCACGACCACAGCACGTCGTTGTCGATCACGGCCTCCGGCCCGAGGGCGTCGTATGCCGTGAGGGGGTGCTCCTCGTCATACCCCGTCTCGCCGACGAGGGGGACGGTCGCGAGGGCCTTGGTGTGCTCGGGCAGGCCGTGTCGGGCCTCCTCGGAGGCCTGCATCCACGGAGCCTTGGCGTGCGCGTGGTCGCGCATGGTCATGACGAGCATCTTGGGGGAGAGGGGCTTGTCGGTGTTCCACGCAGGGCACTGGGACTGGCATCGCCCGCACTCGGTGCAGGTGGTGAAGTCCATCAGCTGCTTCCAGGTGAAGTCCTCGGCCTTGGCGACACCGAGCGATGAGTCCTCGTCCATCTCCTCCATGGCCTCCATGGAGAAGGGCTGCCCGTCGATCGTCATCGGCTGCAGGGCGCCGAGCGAGGTGCGGCCGTCGGCGTGGCGCTTGAACCAGATGTTGAAGAACGCGAGGAAGCGGTGCCAGGCCACTCCCATCGTCGGCTGCAGGGAGATGGTGATCATCCAGGCGAAGGACACCAGGATCTTGATCATGGCGACGAGGTAGATCGTCTGCTCGATCGCGCCGAGGGACAGGCCGCCCCACATGCCGCGCATCCACCCGGTCAGCGGGAAGTGGAGGGCGATGTTGGTGCCGGGGTGGGTGTGCTCGACGTGCGCGGCCTCGAGGGTGCGCAGCAGGGCGATGCAGATGGTGACCGCGAGGATGGTGAACTCGACGTAGTAGGCCTGCCACCAGGTGGATCCGTAGAAGCGGCTGCGACGGCCGTGGGCCCCGGTGGCGTTGCGGGGATGCTGGCGCTGGCGCACCGCGATGAGCAGCAGGATGCCGAGGAAGCCGCCCCAGCTGAAGATCTCGATGAGCCACTCGAAGGGCGGGAAGGTGCCGATGACCGGCAGCCGGAAGTCCGGCCAGACCAGCTGGAAGAACGCGTTGACCAGCGTGGCGAACAGGATGAGGAAGGACAACGCCGTGAACCAGTGGGCGATGGACACCCACGGCAGCCGGGCCATGCGGGTGTGCCCGAGGAACTCGCGCACCAGCGTCATGGTGCGCCGGGCCGGCTGGTCGGTGCGGGTGGGGTCCGGCTGGCCGGTCCTGAAGAGCTTCACGAACCGGAAGACCTGCCGGAAGAGCAGGATCCACCCGATGGTGGGGATCACGAAGCACAGCACGAGGGCCGTGATCTGCAGCGCGGACATGGGCAGATCCTACGGGTGGGTATGCGTCGGCCGGGAGTATCGGCCACAGGGTGTGACCGGGATCGCTGGACGTGCGCCAGTTCGGCCGGATCGCTGGCGCCGCCCCGGCTCTATCCATAACCTGATGTTGCAACACTGATAACGTCGGGAATGCCTGGGTCGCTGTCGGTGTTGACCCCCTCGACGCAGCACCCTCATCGATCGGAGCCGTTCGCATGCCCATCCACGACGACGTCACCGCCCTCGTCGGGCACACCCCCCTCGTCCGCCTCAACCGGATCATGGCGTCCGCGGCCGAGGGTGTCACCGTGGCGGCGAAGCTCGAGTTCTACAACCCCGCGAGCTCGGTCAAGGACCGCGTGGGCGTGGCCATCGTCGACGCCGCGGAGGAGTCCGGCGAGCTGCGCCCCGGCGGCACCGTCGTGGAGGCCACCTCCGGCAACACCGGGATCGCCCTGGCGATGGTCGGTGCCGCCCGCGGCTACCAGGTCGTCCTCACCATGCCCGACTCGATGTCGCGAGAGCGGCGGATGCTGCTCCAGGCGTATGGCGCCGAGCTCGTCCTCACACCCGGGTCCGAGGGCATGCGGGGCGCGGTCGCCAAGGCCGAGGAGATCGCCCGCGAGCGCGGCGGCATCCTGGCCAGCCAGTTCGCCAACGAGGCCAACCCGCGCACCCACCGCACCCACACCGCCGAGGAGATCTGGGCCGACACCGACGGCGCGGTGGACGTCGTCGTGGGCGGGATCGGCACCGGCGGCACCACGACGGGCGTCGGGCAGGTGCTCAAGGAGCGCAAGCCGGGCCTGCAGGTCATCGGCGTGGAGCCCGCGGAGTCACCGATCCTCAACGGCGGTCAGGCGGCCCCGCACAAGATCCAGGGCATCGGCGCGAACTTCGTCCCCGCCGTGCTCGACCGCTCGGTCTACGACGAGTTCGTCGACGTCGACGCTGCCACCTCCGTGGAGTGGGCACGCAAGGCCGCCACCCAGGAGGGGCTGTTCGTCGGGATCTCGTCCGGCACGGCGCTCGCCGCCGCCGCCCAGGTCGCCGCCCGCCCGGAGAGCGCGGGCAAGACCATCGTCGTCGTCCTGCCCGACTTCGGCGAGCGGTACCTGTCCACCATCCTCTTCGAGGGCATCGAGGTCTGAGTCATGACCACCTTCACCACGGCCGAGGCGCACCGCCTCACGGGGGAGCCTCCCCTGCCTCCTCTGGTGACCCGTCGCGAGGGGCCCGTCGGCCTGGTCCAGGGCGTTCTCGAGGACGTGGACGCCGCGATCGAGCGCGACCCCGCCGCGACCGGGCGCGTGCAGATGGCCCTGGTCTCGCCGGGCCTGCACGCGATCTGGGTGCATCGCGTGGCGCACCGCCTGTGGCAACGGCCCGGGATGCGGCTGCCGGCGCGCCTGCTCTCCAACGCCGCACGTGCCGCCACCGGGGTGGAGATCCACCCGGGCGCCACCATCGGCCGCCGCTTCTTCATCGACCACGGCATGGGCGTCGTCATCGGCGAGACCGCCGAGATCGGCGACGACTGCATGCTCTACAACTCCGTCAACCTCGGCGGCCGCTCGCTCGCCAGGGGCAAGCGCCACCCCACCCTGGGCAACGGCGTCACCGTCGGCTCGGGCGCCCGGGTCCTCGGAGACATTACCCTCGGGGACGGCGCCCAGGTCGGGGCCAACGCCGTGGTGGTCAAGGACGTGCCGGCAGGGGCCGTCGCCGTCGGGATCCCCGCCCAGGTGCGGGTGCCGCAGCCCGGCGTCAGCCCCACCGAGGCGATGTATGCCGACCCGGCCGTCTGGATCTGACCCCGTCAGAGCCCGACCGGTTGCGGCCCGCGCAGCGCGAAGGGCGCCCACCCCGCTCGGGGGTGGGCGCCCTTCGGCATACGGCCCGGAACATCCGGGGGCGAGGCTCGGGTCAGGAGCCGGACGTGAACTTCACGTCGTGGGTGTCCACGTCGCTCGTGCGCTCGACACCGATCTGGTTGCCGGTGTGGTCGGCGCCGGTGCCGGGCAGCTTGGCCTTGACCGTGGAGGCCGCGCCGGAGGCCTTGGCCGAGGCGGTGGCCGCGAGCTGCTGGGCGCGCTCCTGGACCGCGGGGGCCTTCTCCTGCAGCTTCGCGCCTGCCGTGGCGGCGAGACCCTGGGCCTTGGCCTGGACGACCGGGGCCTTCTCCT
Encoded here:
- the dcd gene encoding dCTP deaminase; protein product: MLLSDRDIRSQISEGRVVLEPYDEAMVQPSSIDVRLDRYFRLFDNHKYPVIDPAQEQPDLTRLVEVEEGEHFVLHPGEFVLGSTLEAVTLPDDLAARVEGKSSLGRLGLLTHATAGFVDPGFSGHVTLELSNVATLPIVLWPGMKIGQLCFMRLTCAAEHPYGSAVYGSHYQGQRGPTASRSFQGFHRAPTDV
- a CDS encoding universal stress protein, which codes for MTICLAYAPTAPGRAALAYCAAEAAARGSEVLVVNVTRDRSDGAPLPLSPDEAQELAAGLGDLTWRLYDGPHGLSGADEVLTAVEEENAELVVIGVTGRSHVQKRIVSSTTRQVLLDAPCDVLAVRADHPLPRSA
- the cysK gene encoding cysteine synthase A, whose translation is MPIHDDVTALVGHTPLVRLNRIMASAAEGVTVAAKLEFYNPASSVKDRVGVAIVDAAEESGELRPGGTVVEATSGNTGIALAMVGAARGYQVVLTMPDSMSRERRMLLQAYGAELVLTPGSEGMRGAVAKAEEIARERGGILASQFANEANPRTHRTHTAEEIWADTDGAVDVVVGGIGTGGTTTGVGQVLKERKPGLQVIGVEPAESPILNGGQAAPHKIQGIGANFVPAVLDRSVYDEFVDVDAATSVEWARKAATQEGLFVGISSGTALAAAAQVAARPESAGKTIVVVLPDFGERYLSTILFEGIEV
- the epsC gene encoding serine O-acetyltransferase EpsC; its protein translation is MTTFTTAEAHRLTGEPPLPPLVTRREGPVGLVQGVLEDVDAAIERDPAATGRVQMALVSPGLHAIWVHRVAHRLWQRPGMRLPARLLSNAARAATGVEIHPGATIGRRFFIDHGMGVVIGETAEIGDDCMLYNSVNLGGRSLARGKRHPTLGNGVTVGSGARVLGDITLGDGAQVGANAVVVKDVPAGAVAVGIPAQVRVPQPGVSPTEAMYADPAVWI
- a CDS encoding YtxH domain-containing protein, whose amino-acid sequence is MQNRLMFVAGAGLGYVLGASAGRSRYQQIKAQADQAWHDPRVQEKVALAQTKVQEKAPVVQAKAQGLAATAGAKLQEKAPAVQERAQQLAATASAKASGAASTVKAKLPGTGADHTGNQIGVERTSDVDTHDVKFTSGS